Proteins encoded within one genomic window of Episyrphus balteatus chromosome 1, idEpiBalt1.1, whole genome shotgun sequence:
- the LOC129905545 gene encoding RINT1-like protein isoform X2 produces MPSIDDRVVEKLNNEIGKDFKKLYRASCLVDTYKQRYKEIEDKLNYDDENNTSSIRSALQGGEEACKSIDFQMEKLNRFEEKLAAKIHESNRILSGVKPHLEKVRQLQRLVEYLNVVRDIQDISTSLTSAINGRDETKMVNLYLSLSGAHDSSNCVIGRLDAVEAPFLQSFAVRTAVHWHGLLKEKFSNEFETLLKNIRWANQGQDMLKFSPSKDNLAKLTLIAEYLFLLKSPNEESEPLQMITPSILLQPISTVTKLLLKQYRTRFLFHFTGTKQTNRLDKPEWYFTQILNWIKDTHLFVGRSFQPAVVKAGRVDFNIRLEFIRGLVQLSIEKLSSDIDEICNDENLFAHLLDETLAFEAELRETFGYPASFPSAITVITQPTYLLKWISLEERFCADKMDQILQGYDPWTLIDPGTYDELKIPKCADQFIRLLEAIKDRYYSLIQPGHQLQFLNLQLELIDNFRRRLVQLHSCAVVDSIQVLNAINYINSVLREWGENHYLHLHAALVGPNANEINSVFEHPVEELEHWQQKLVKNLATKAVNEIKAKSMPYRHDKWQSLSDNISREPFMLSTSAGEMFQVMVTTLHNLEKELSSNIFNLALRLIAKQMDDYFLDSMVMNTKFSSAGAAQFNYDMTRNLFALFGQYSRRPDLLFKKVHDICKLLTIPRGPAMLLLETLKGDDYLFEEKQKALKEMGVVHFNPSTSLDVIERRTDIKLF; encoded by the exons atgccTAGTATCGACGACCGAGTCGTTGAGAAACTAAACAACGAAATTGGTAAAGATTTCAAGAAGTTATATCGTGCTTCTTGTCTAGTAGACACATATAAACAACGTTACAAGGAAATAGAAGACAAG TTAAATTATGACGATGAAAATAATACCTCAAGCATTCGATCAGCCCTCCAAGGCGGCGAAGAAGCTTGTAAAAGTATTGACtttcaaatggaaaagttaAATCGTTTCGAAGAGAAATTAGCTGCGAAAATTCATGAATCAAATCGAATCCTCAGCGGGGTTAAACCGCACCTCGAAAAGGTGCGACAACTCCAAAGATTGGTTGAGTATTTAAATGTTGTTAGAGACATTCAAGATATAAG CACTTCTTTAACGTCTGCTATAAATGGAAGAGATGAAACAAAAATGGTCAACTTATACTTGTCTCTGAGTGGAGCACATGATTCTAGCAATTGTGTAATTGGTAGATTAGATGCTGTCGAGGCTCCATTCTTACAATCTTTTGCTGTGCGGACAGCTGTCCATTGGCATGGACTTTTGAAAgagaaattttcaaa TGAATTTGAAACGCTGCTAAAGAATATCAGGTGGGCCAATCAAGGACAGGATATGCTCAAATTCTCTCCTTCCAAAGATAACCTCGCCAAGTTAACATTGATTGCTgagtatttatttttg CTTAAATCACCAAATGAAGAATCGGAACCATTACAAATGATTACACCAAGTATACTTCTCCAACCAATTAGCACTGTCACCAAACTCCTCCTTAAGCAATATAGGACACG ATTCCTCTTCCACTTCACTggcacaaaacaaacaaatcgcTTGGACAAACCCGAGTGGTATTTCACACAAATACTCAATTGGATCAAAGATACACATTTATTTGTCGGCAGAAGTTTCCAACCGGCTGTTGTCAAGGCTGGCCGAGTGGATTTTAATATTCGA CTTGAATTCATCCGAGGCCTTGTCCAGCTATCGATTGAAAAACTCTCCTCCGACATTGACGAAATCTGCAATGATGAAAACCTCTTTGCTCATCTTCTCGATGAGACTTTAGCATTCGAAGCAGAGCTTCGTGAGACTTTTGGTTATCCAGCTAGTTTTCCCAGCGCCATCACTGTCATCACCCAACCAACATATCTTTTGAAATGGATCTCGTTAGAAGAGAGAT TCTGTGCAGATAAAATGGATCAAATTCTGCAAGGTTACGATCCTTGGACACTTATTGATCCTGGCACATATGACGAATTGAAAATTCCCAAATGTGCTGATCAATTCATAAGACTCCTTGAAGCCATTAAGGATCGGTATTATTCTCTCATTCAACCTGGTCATCAGTTGCAATTTCTTAATCTCCAACTAGAATTGATTGATAATTTCCGAAGAAGATTAGTTCAATTGCATAGTTGTGCAGTTGTTGATAGTATTCAAGTTTTAAATGcaattaattatattaattcAGTTCTTCGTGAATGGGGAGAGAAT CATTATTTACATCTTCATGCTGCTTTGGTTGGACCAAATGCAAATGAAATCAATTCAGTATTTGAACATCCTGTGGAAGAATTAGAACATTGGCAGCAAAAACTTGTCAAAAATCTTGCAACGAAAGCTGTAAATGAAATTAAAGCAAAATCAATGCCATATCGTCATGATAAATGGCAATCATTGTCAGATAATATATCAAGAGAGCCATTTATGTTGTCGACGAGTGCTGGGGAAATGTTTCAG GTTATGGTAACAACACTGCACAATTTAGAAAAAGAATTGTCCAGCAATATCTTCAATCTTGCCCTGCGTTTAATAGCCAAACAAATGGATGATTACTTTCTTGATAGTATGGTTATGAATACGAAATTCTCTTCGGCTGGAGCTGCCCAATTCAATTATGACATGACAAGAAATTTATTCGCTCTATTTGGACAGTATTCAAGGCGACcagatttattatttaaaaa agtTCATGATATTTGTAAATTATTAACCATTCCCCGAGGACCAGCGATGCTTCTTCTCGAAACCTTAAAAGGAGATGATTATCTTTTTGaggaaaaacaaaaagcattaaAAGAAATGGGTGTTGTTCATTTTAATCCCAGTACTAGCCTTGATGTTATTGAAAGGAGAACggatataaaattgttttaa
- the LOC129905390 gene encoding solute carrier family 12 member 8 has protein sequence MPGENGDRAGYRRAEVDWNRYGLGDDDEPNFRQRSNTGGFVDLGNEYTYAAGGHHASGANEIFAGEQGDKPWWRTNFFISQPVLFGVWDGVFTSVLINVFGVIVFLRSGWIVGQAGIINAVLIIFCTVVIALVSILSAVGICERCRVESGGVYFLIAHTLGSRFGGSLGLLYCFGQAVGCALNVMGFGESMAGLVGHPGNTWAIRGFATAAVLLLGVINVAGVKWVIKLQFVLLMILLISALDFMVGSFVGEDPKHGFDGWVSSNFVDNLWQKYEDGYSWFRVFGVFFPTVTGVLSGINMSGDLRAPSTDIPNGTLAAFGTSTFLYLVFVLFLGSTCNRHTLLTDFMISVKVSAIQFLLLAGIYVSSMSSCLGAMYGTPRVLQSIAKESVIPGIDALAQGRGPNKVPLYSMVVVAAITITFIMVGDINFLAPIVTMPFLLTYACIDYSYFALAQTFDIQEQREERFRIQASSPSYETRRYGAVQGDNDLDLLFPDRVRHKNLQSPSTSQQNTPLHVPSRNNETDTHNTIEIQPEQNSTNPNHSPDSSTDEVIFRNNGGTTTNSTNISGLDGGQDVDDDQEPVAPIRPPIHSKTKNWYSGYCNRWASLLGAFTKLLVMLCVNWYYAITCFVVVFFVWFYVGTANPAVKPGLTAEFNLFGWLKSVIFRCFGKRIHGYEHIVVTPSCPGVDLSPTQLNDENEDFSQRRRYHHSSVVQGHLVDDI, from the exons ATGCCTGGCGAAAACGGTGACCGGGCTGGCTATCGAAGGGCCGAAGTTGATTGGAATCg cTATGGCCTCGGTGACGATGATGAACCCAATTTTCGACAAAGATCCAACACTGGCGGCTTTGTAGACCTTGGAAATGAGTACACTTATGCAGCAGGTGGTCATCATGCGTCCGGAGCGAATGAAATATTTGCCGGCGAGCAAGGTGATAAGCCATG gTGGCGAACGAACTTCTTCATATCCCAACCTGTACTATTCGGCGTTTGGGATGGTGTGTTTACCTCTGTTCTCATCAACGTATTTGGAGTCATTGTTTTCCTTCGTTCCGGATGGATAGTTGGTCAAGCTGGCATAATCAACGCTGTTCTCATTATTTTCTGCACTGTTGTCATTGCCTTAGTTTCAATTCTATCGGCGGTGGGCATTTGTGAACGATGTCGTGTAGAAAGTGGAGGTGTTTACTTCCTCATAGCACATACTCTAGGCTCACGCTTTGGAGGTTCATTAGGTCTGCTATATTGTTTCGGACAAGCGGTGGGTTGTGCATTGAATGTAATGGGTTTCGGTGAGTCTATGGCCGGATTGGTAGGTCATCCTGGAAACACTTGGGCTATTCGAGGATTTGCTACAGCTGCTGTTCTTTTATTGGGCGTCATCAATGTTGCCGGTGTTAAGTGGGTCATTAAGTTGCAATTTGTGTTGCTTATGATTCTATTGATATCGGCTTTGGATTTTATGGTTGGCAGTTTTGTTGGAGAAGATCCAA AACATGGCTTCGATGGATGGGTTAGTAGTAATTTTGTTGACAATCTATGGCAAAAGTACGAGGATGGATATTCTTGGTTCCGTGTGTTTGGTGTCTTCTTTCCCACTGTCACTGGTGTCTTGTCTGGCATTAATATGAGTGGCGATTTACGTGCTCCGTCCACTGATATCCCTAATGGAACATTAGCTGCCTTTGGAACTTC aaCATTCCTTTACTTGGTTTTCGTGCTGTTCCTTGGATCAACATGTAACCGACACACTCTTCTAACGGACTTTATGATCTCTGTCAAAGTATCAGCTATACAATTCCTTTTATTGGCCGGTATCTATGTGTCTAGTATGTCGTCTTGTCTAGGTGCAATGTATGGAACTCCTAGAGTTCTTCAAAGTATAGCCAAAGAAAGTGTTATTCCTGGAATCGATGCTCTCGCTCAAGGA cgtGGTCCCAATAAAGTTCCATTATACTCAATGGTTGTAGTTGCAGCTATTACAATCACATTCATCATGGTTGGTGACATCAATTTCCTTGCTCCAATCGTTACAATGCCATTCCTGCTCACCTATGCTTGCATTGACTACTCTTACTTTGCTCTAGCACAAACATTTGATATTCAAGAACAACGCGAGGAAAGATTCCGTATCCAGGCATCCAGTCCGTCATATGAAACTCGTCGTTATGGTGCTGTCCAGGGTGATAATGATTTGGATTTGCTGTTTCCTGACCGAGTGCGTCATAAGAATTTACAG AGTCCTTCGACATCACAGCAAAATACACCACTTCATGTGCCTTCAAGAAACAATGAGACTGATACACACAATACAATTGAAATTCAACCAGAACAAAACAGTACGAATCCAAATCATAGTCCCGATAGTAGCACTGATGAAGTGATATTCCGTAATAATGGAGGAACAACTACAAATAGTACAAACATTTCAGGTCTCGATGGTGGGCAAGATGTTGATGATGATCAAGAGCCTGTTGCACCCATTCGTCCTCCTATACATTCGAAAACCAAGAATTGGTATTCGGGATATTGTAATCGATGGGCTTCTCTACTAGGA GCTTTTACAAAATTGTTAGTGATGTTATGTGTCAACTGGTATTATGCGATAACATGTTTTGTggtggtattttttgtttggttttatgTTGGTACAGCTAATCCAGCTGTTAAGCCAGGTCTAACAGCAGAGTTTAACTTGTTTGGATGGCTGAAAAGTGTTATATTTCGATGTTTTGG tAAACGAATACACGGTTATGAACACATTGTGGTTACACCATCTTGTCCAGGTGTTGACCTCTCCCCAACGCAGCTAAATGACGAAAATGAAGATTTCTCACAGCGAAGACGATATCATCATTCTTCGGTTGTTCAAGGTCACTTGGTAGAtgatatttaa
- the LOC129905767 gene encoding chromatin accessibility complex 16kD protein, protein MVEPKVAAKNKKEERSFPLSRVRTIMKSSVDTGNISNDVLFVVEKSAEMFIQKLAKNAYKNCKQGHTLQYEHLSSYVTKDDSLEFLLQIVPEKITVKEFKEIIAEEKESDESSSESDDEPQQPAAKKKTPSKKQ, encoded by the exons ATGGTTGAACCAAAAGTAGcagctaaaaacaaaaaagaagaaagatcCTTCCCATTGAGTAGAGTTCGAACAATAATGAAGAGTTCAGTGGACACAGGAAACATTTCCAATgatgttttatttgttgttgaaaAGTCTGCT gaaatgtttatacaaaaattggctaaaaatgcttataaaaactgcaaacaagGTCACACTTTACAATACGAACATTTGTCGTCCTACGTAACAAAAGATGATTCTCTTGAATTCCTTTTACAAATTGTTCCAGAAAAGATCACAGTTAAAGAATTCAAAGAGATTATTGCTGAAGAAAAAGAAAGTGATGAATCTTCGTCAGAAAGTGACGATGAACCACAACAGCCTGCAGCGAAGAAAAAGACTCCAAGTAAGAAGCAGTAG
- the LOC129905545 gene encoding RINT1-like protein isoform X1, which yields MPSIDDRVVEKLNNEIGKDFKKLYRASCLVDTYKQRYKEIEDKLNYDDENNTSSIRSALQGGEEACKSIDFQMEKLNRFEEKLAAKIHESNRILSGVKPHLEKVRQLQRLVEYLNVVRDIQDISTSLTSAINGRDETKMVNLYLSLSGAHDSSNCVIGRLDAVEAPFLQSFAVRTAVHWHGLLKEKFSNEFETLLKNIRWANQGQDMLKFSPSKDNLAKLTLIAEYLFLLKSPNEESEPLQMITPSILLQPISTVTKLLLKQYRTRFLFHFTGTKQTNRLDKPEWYFTQILNWIKDTHLFVGRSFQPAVVKAGRVDFNIRLEFIRGLVQLSIEKLSSDIDEICNDENLFAHLLDETLAFEAELRETFGYPASFPSAITVITQPTYLLKWISLEERFCADKMDQILQGYDPWTLIDPGTYDELKIPKCADQFIRLLEAIKDRYYSLIQPGHQLQFLNLQLELIDNFRRRLVQLHSCAVVDSIQVLNAINYINSVLREWGENVHYLHLHAALVGPNANEINSVFEHPVEELEHWQQKLVKNLATKAVNEIKAKSMPYRHDKWQSLSDNISREPFMLSTSAGEMFQVMVTTLHNLEKELSSNIFNLALRLIAKQMDDYFLDSMVMNTKFSSAGAAQFNYDMTRNLFALFGQYSRRPDLLFKKVHDICKLLTIPRGPAMLLLETLKGDDYLFEEKQKALKEMGVVHFNPSTSLDVIERRTDIKLF from the exons atgccTAGTATCGACGACCGAGTCGTTGAGAAACTAAACAACGAAATTGGTAAAGATTTCAAGAAGTTATATCGTGCTTCTTGTCTAGTAGACACATATAAACAACGTTACAAGGAAATAGAAGACAAG TTAAATTATGACGATGAAAATAATACCTCAAGCATTCGATCAGCCCTCCAAGGCGGCGAAGAAGCTTGTAAAAGTATTGACtttcaaatggaaaagttaAATCGTTTCGAAGAGAAATTAGCTGCGAAAATTCATGAATCAAATCGAATCCTCAGCGGGGTTAAACCGCACCTCGAAAAGGTGCGACAACTCCAAAGATTGGTTGAGTATTTAAATGTTGTTAGAGACATTCAAGATATAAG CACTTCTTTAACGTCTGCTATAAATGGAAGAGATGAAACAAAAATGGTCAACTTATACTTGTCTCTGAGTGGAGCACATGATTCTAGCAATTGTGTAATTGGTAGATTAGATGCTGTCGAGGCTCCATTCTTACAATCTTTTGCTGTGCGGACAGCTGTCCATTGGCATGGACTTTTGAAAgagaaattttcaaa TGAATTTGAAACGCTGCTAAAGAATATCAGGTGGGCCAATCAAGGACAGGATATGCTCAAATTCTCTCCTTCCAAAGATAACCTCGCCAAGTTAACATTGATTGCTgagtatttatttttg CTTAAATCACCAAATGAAGAATCGGAACCATTACAAATGATTACACCAAGTATACTTCTCCAACCAATTAGCACTGTCACCAAACTCCTCCTTAAGCAATATAGGACACG ATTCCTCTTCCACTTCACTggcacaaaacaaacaaatcgcTTGGACAAACCCGAGTGGTATTTCACACAAATACTCAATTGGATCAAAGATACACATTTATTTGTCGGCAGAAGTTTCCAACCGGCTGTTGTCAAGGCTGGCCGAGTGGATTTTAATATTCGA CTTGAATTCATCCGAGGCCTTGTCCAGCTATCGATTGAAAAACTCTCCTCCGACATTGACGAAATCTGCAATGATGAAAACCTCTTTGCTCATCTTCTCGATGAGACTTTAGCATTCGAAGCAGAGCTTCGTGAGACTTTTGGTTATCCAGCTAGTTTTCCCAGCGCCATCACTGTCATCACCCAACCAACATATCTTTTGAAATGGATCTCGTTAGAAGAGAGAT TCTGTGCAGATAAAATGGATCAAATTCTGCAAGGTTACGATCCTTGGACACTTATTGATCCTGGCACATATGACGAATTGAAAATTCCCAAATGTGCTGATCAATTCATAAGACTCCTTGAAGCCATTAAGGATCGGTATTATTCTCTCATTCAACCTGGTCATCAGTTGCAATTTCTTAATCTCCAACTAGAATTGATTGATAATTTCCGAAGAAGATTAGTTCAATTGCATAGTTGTGCAGTTGTTGATAGTATTCAAGTTTTAAATGcaattaattatattaattcAGTTCTTCGTGAATGGGGAGAGAATGTT CATTATTTACATCTTCATGCTGCTTTGGTTGGACCAAATGCAAATGAAATCAATTCAGTATTTGAACATCCTGTGGAAGAATTAGAACATTGGCAGCAAAAACTTGTCAAAAATCTTGCAACGAAAGCTGTAAATGAAATTAAAGCAAAATCAATGCCATATCGTCATGATAAATGGCAATCATTGTCAGATAATATATCAAGAGAGCCATTTATGTTGTCGACGAGTGCTGGGGAAATGTTTCAG GTTATGGTAACAACACTGCACAATTTAGAAAAAGAATTGTCCAGCAATATCTTCAATCTTGCCCTGCGTTTAATAGCCAAACAAATGGATGATTACTTTCTTGATAGTATGGTTATGAATACGAAATTCTCTTCGGCTGGAGCTGCCCAATTCAATTATGACATGACAAGAAATTTATTCGCTCTATTTGGACAGTATTCAAGGCGACcagatttattatttaaaaa agtTCATGATATTTGTAAATTATTAACCATTCCCCGAGGACCAGCGATGCTTCTTCTCGAAACCTTAAAAGGAGATGATTATCTTTTTGaggaaaaacaaaaagcattaaAAGAAATGGGTGTTGTTCATTTTAATCCCAGTACTAGCCTTGATGTTATTGAAAGGAGAACggatataaaattgttttaa
- the LOC129905546 gene encoding survival of motor neuron-related-splicing factor 30 codes for MADDLQSYKLQLQQVEAALLTDPENSELLKLKKDLEEVIDLTRDLIKTQLEEQKKSSYVEPATSTSYYDEIEAALLEAEKLVCPVKVWKIGDKCQAKWTEDGVYYDATIEGITDEGEVSVIFEAYQNRSTTTLKELKERTSRNEVFPSTKRHRPNQKEYLKKRKQKKQQRFKELEEEREHDKNKWLNFTTKNSKKPGMKVKSIFASPENVEGRVGIGTCGVSGKGMTEFTVGEKLRKGT; via the exons ATGGCAGATGATTTACAAAGTTATAAATTACAACTTCAACAG GTTGAGGCTGCTCTCCTCACAGATCCCGAAAACTCTGAATTACTTAAGCTTAAAAAAGATCTCGAAGAAGTTATCGACTTGACCAGAgatttaattaaaacacaacTTGAAGAACAAAAGAAATCTTCATATGTCGAACCAGCCACCTCAACATCGTATTACGATGAAATCGAAGCTGCCTTACTCGAGGCCGAGAAACTTGTTTGTCCGGTCAAAGTCTGGAAGATCGGTGACAAATGTCAGGCCAAATGGACTGAAGATGGTGTCTACTATGATGCTACAATCGAAGGCATAACCGACGAGGGCGAGGTTAGTGTAATATTCGAGGCATATCAGAATCGTTCAACAACAACATTGAAAGAGTTGAAAGAGCGGACAAGCCGCAATGAAGTCTTCCCATCAacaaa ACGACATCGACCCAATCAAAAAGAATAcctcaaaaaacgtaaacaaaagaaacaacaacGATTCAAAGAATTAGAAGAAGAACGTGAACACGACAAGAACAAGTGGCTTAACTTTACTACAAAGAATTCAAAGAAACCCGGAATGAAGGTAAAGAGTATATTTGCATCGCCAGAGAATGTCGAAGGACGTGTCGGTATTGGCACTTGTGGTGTCTCTGGCAAAGGAATGACAGAGTTTACAGTTGGAGAGAAATTGCGAAAAggcacttag